From a region of the Ponticoccus alexandrii genome:
- a CDS encoding dihydroxyacetone kinase subunit DhaK: MQRLFNDPDDIVDETVSGFVRAHADLVSLSSANPRVVLARGCGETGRVGVVTGGGSGHEPAFVGYAGPGMVDAVAVGELFSSPTAKAFLEAMRAADGGAGVAVLYGNYAGDNMNVKMAARMAAKEGIEVRTVVANDDVCSAPAEERAKRRGVAGEILMWKVGGAKAATGASLAEVQATAQKAIDATRSVGVGLAPCTLPANGKPNFDIPAGKMEVGIGHHGEPGTEVADLESADAVANRMLQIVLDDHDLDSGDRVCVLLSGLGATPINELYVVYDRIARGLEDKGISIHRPFVGNYFTSLDMMGVTLTVMKLDDELAALIDAPATAPGMTVQG, encoded by the coding sequence ATGCAAAGACTGTTCAACGACCCTGACGATATCGTGGATGAAACCGTCTCCGGCTTTGTCCGGGCGCATGCCGATCTGGTCAGCCTGTCGTCCGCGAATCCCCGCGTTGTGCTGGCCCGCGGCTGCGGCGAAACCGGCCGCGTCGGTGTGGTAACTGGCGGCGGGTCGGGGCACGAACCGGCTTTCGTGGGTTACGCCGGACCCGGCATGGTGGACGCGGTCGCCGTGGGCGAGCTGTTCTCGTCGCCCACCGCCAAGGCCTTTCTCGAAGCGATGCGCGCCGCCGATGGCGGCGCGGGCGTGGCGGTGCTCTATGGCAACTACGCCGGCGACAACATGAACGTGAAGATGGCCGCCCGCATGGCGGCCAAGGAGGGCATCGAGGTGCGCACCGTCGTCGCCAACGACGACGTCTGCTCTGCCCCCGCAGAGGAACGCGCCAAGCGGCGCGGCGTCGCGGGCGAGATCCTGATGTGGAAGGTCGGTGGCGCCAAGGCCGCCACCGGCGCCAGCCTGGCCGAGGTACAGGCCACCGCGCAGAAGGCGATCGACGCGACCCGGTCGGTCGGGGTTGGCCTGGCGCCCTGCACCCTGCCCGCCAATGGCAAACCCAATTTCGACATCCCCGCCGGCAAGATGGAGGTCGGCATCGGCCACCACGGCGAGCCGGGCACCGAGGTCGCCGATCTTGAATCCGCCGACGCGGTGGCCAACCGGATGCTGCAGATCGTGCTGGACGACCACGATCTGGACAGCGGCGACCGCGTCTGCGTGCTGCTTTCGGGTCTGGGCGCCACCCCGATCAACGAGCTTTACGTGGTCTACGATCGCATCGCCAGGGGGCTGGAGGACAAGGGTATCTCGATCCACCGGCCCTTCGTGGGCAACTACTTTACCTCGCTGGACATGATGGGCGTGACCCTGACCGTGATGAAGCTGGACGACGAGCTGGCGGCGCTGATCGACGCGCCCGCCACCGCCCCCGGCATGACGGTGCAGGGCT
- a CDS encoding ABC transporter permease, whose protein sequence is MKSRRLDPQLVFLVGINAAIVIAAMALVGERFMSLYNFQSMGTQVPELALLALGVMLAMVSGNGGIDLSGIALANLSGVVAYLATSAAFDASVAPVAFFAMFAGIALLTGVAGGALNGALIGFAGMTPIIATLGTQLLFTGVAVGLTGGSALQLGYVPVIDDFGNMPYMGVPRTFAILIVIALALAALLRFSRFGIHLFLMGSNPKAARFAGVRVPLMLFRTYLLAGMLASIAGIVIAARTSSIKWDYGSSYVLVAILIAVMAGVRPEGGYGRVICVLLSAIALQILSSLFNFMQISNFFRDCAWGLLLLAFLANARLDWARYTSALRRRHPAAA, encoded by the coding sequence ATGAAATCCAGACGGCTGGACCCGCAGCTCGTGTTCCTTGTCGGGATCAACGCCGCCATCGTGATCGCGGCGATGGCGCTGGTGGGCGAGCGGTTCATGTCCCTCTACAATTTCCAGTCCATGGGCACGCAGGTCCCGGAGCTGGCGCTGCTCGCGCTTGGCGTGATGCTGGCGATGGTCTCGGGCAACGGCGGCATCGATCTGTCGGGCATCGCCCTGGCGAACCTGTCGGGCGTGGTCGCCTATCTGGCGACCTCCGCCGCCTTTGACGCAAGCGTCGCACCGGTGGCTTTCTTCGCGATGTTCGCGGGGATCGCGCTGCTGACCGGCGTGGCGGGCGGTGCGCTGAACGGCGCACTCATCGGGTTCGCGGGAATGACGCCGATCATCGCCACGCTGGGCACGCAGCTTCTGTTCACCGGGGTCGCGGTGGGGCTGACCGGCGGCTCGGCGCTGCAACTGGGCTATGTGCCGGTGATCGACGACTTCGGCAACATGCCCTACATGGGCGTGCCCCGGACCTTCGCGATCCTGATCGTCATCGCGCTGGCACTGGCGGCACTGCTGCGGTTCTCGCGCTTCGGCATCCACCTGTTCCTGATGGGCTCGAACCCCAAGGCGGCGCGCTTCGCCGGGGTGCGGGTGCCCTTGATGCTGTTTCGTACCTATCTTCTGGCCGGGATGCTGGCCTCGATCGCGGGGATCGTCATCGCGGCGCGGACTTCTTCGATCAAATGGGACTATGGCAGCTCTTACGTGCTGGTCGCCATCCTGATCGCCGTCATGGCGGGGGTGCGCCCCGAGGGCGGCTACGGGCGGGTGATCTGCGTCCTGCTCTCGGCCATCGCGCTGCAGATCCTGTCGAGCCTGTTCAACTTCATGCAGATCTCGAACTTCTTCCGCGACTGCGCATGGGGGCTGCTGCTGCTGGCGTTCCTTGCCAACGCGCGGCTCGACTGGGCGCGCTACACAAGTGCCCTGAGGCGCCGGCACCCCGCCGCCGCCTGA